From one Tetragenococcus osmophilus genomic stretch:
- a CDS encoding PHP domain-containing protein, producing the protein MKYYDQHLHTFLSFDSQEIFENYLLNNPAYFVATDHFDLHNPGDNFQDDIPDYEKLTQKINELKANYPTTFLKGVEIGVVPGQEKQINDYLAQNPYDLKLLSIHQNGKFDYIDDVVLKKDKYDVAKMYFDQMSKVLGTFDNAQILTHFEYGLRRLDFTPQELEEHFEKELTQILKKVIQKEMALELNAKSFGYYQNANLYRYVIPLYKSLGGKFFTLGSDAHQSEDYQALFPEMAGLLKEFGVNFLVTFQKNDRFLTELP; encoded by the coding sequence ATGAAGTATTATGACCAGCACTTACACACTTTTTTATCTTTTGATTCACAGGAAATTTTCGAAAATTATTTATTAAACAATCCGGCTTATTTTGTAGCGACCGACCATTTCGACTTGCATAACCCAGGCGACAATTTTCAAGATGACATCCCTGACTATGAAAAATTAACACAAAAAATTAACGAACTAAAAGCCAATTACCCTACAACATTTTTAAAGGGCGTGGAAATTGGCGTTGTTCCTGGTCAAGAAAAACAAATCAATGATTATCTCGCCCAAAACCCCTATGACTTAAAATTGTTAAGTATCCATCAAAATGGAAAATTTGATTATATAGATGATGTGGTTCTAAAAAAAGATAAATATGATGTGGCAAAAATGTATTTTGATCAAATGTCAAAAGTTCTAGGTACTTTTGACAACGCGCAAATCTTAACTCATTTTGAATATGGCTTACGCCGTCTTGATTTTACTCCCCAAGAGCTAGAAGAACATTTTGAAAAAGAGCTTACTCAGATTCTTAAAAAAGTCATTCAAAAAGAAATGGCACTAGAATTGAATGCTAAAAGTTTCGGTTATTATCAAAATGCCAATCTTTATCGTTATGTTATTCCTTTGTATAAAAGTCTTGGCGGGAAATTTTTCACTCTTGGTTCTGACGCTCACCAATCAGAAGACTATCAGGCCCTCTTTCCTGAAATGGCAGGTCTTTTAAAAGAGTTCGGCGTGAATTTTTTGGTTACCTTCCAAAAAAACGACCGCTTTCTTACCGAATTACCTTAA
- the tnpA gene encoding IS200/IS605 family transposase yields MANKANSLAHTKWLCKYHIVFTPKYRRKIVYNQYRASLQEIIKRLCSYKGVEILEGHMMPDHVHLLVSIPPKISISSFMGYLKGKSAMMMFDKHANLKYKFGNRHFWAEGYYVSTVGLNEATIKKYIQEQEKHDMALDKLSVREYADPFKG; encoded by the coding sequence TTGGCTAACAAAGCAAATAGTTTAGCCCATACAAAATGGTTATGCAAATACCATATTGTATTCACCCCCAAGTATAGAAGAAAAATTGTTTATAATCAATACAGAGCAAGTCTACAAGAGATTATCAAAAGATTGTGCAGTTATAAAGGTGTAGAAATCCTAGAAGGACATATGATGCCCGATCATGTTCACTTGCTCGTAAGTATACCACCGAAGATAAGTATTTCTAGCTTTATGGGGTATTTAAAAGGAAAAAGCGCCATGATGATGTTTGATAAACATGCCAATTTGAAGTACAAATTTGGGAATCGTCATTTTTGGGCAGAAGGTTATTATGTGAGCACAGTGGGTCTTAATGAGGCAACCATCAAGAAATATATTCAAGAGCAAGAAAAACATGATATGGCCTTAGATAAACTAAGTGTTCGAGAATATGCAGACCCTTTTAAGGGTTAG
- a CDS encoding plasmid pRiA4b ORF-3 family protein, whose protein sequence is MAKIDDLIDKYFQTKQDELNDYTENIDNPAELVKMLLEFTDSMEKPQDFADLKLLEQFYLKHLPAETLVFADEVLAIHEVILDFYQFMQENNFLTKKDYLNVLSFLQKNKHTFLRKMMDEQVWSREKKKRMDEMNQEMIDSLPPEMNDFFQGLNNMFNQEEEKQSTDNVIDFPSDYQEPKSYAIQLRIDLAGYKPPIWRRVLVPFDYTLDDLHEVIQNSFEWENEHLYQFMIDGQFYQPDTGFIDDFGEFPPQDTASMTLGEVFIFNKSIDYIYDFGDDWQHKVKLEKVIPYNELSSASSKLTGPEQLPICLTGRQDAPLEDSRGEEAFASFDLDKINKRLSELS, encoded by the coding sequence ATGGCTAAAATCGATGATTTAATTGATAAGTACTTTCAAACCAAACAGGATGAACTTAACGACTATACTGAAAATATTGATAACCCCGCTGAACTGGTTAAGATGTTATTAGAATTTACTGATAGTATGGAAAAACCTCAAGATTTTGCGGATCTTAAACTACTGGAACAATTTTATTTAAAACATTTACCCGCCGAAACTTTAGTTTTTGCCGATGAAGTATTAGCGATTCATGAGGTTATTCTAGACTTTTATCAATTTATGCAAGAAAATAATTTCTTAACTAAAAAAGACTATCTTAATGTTTTATCCTTTTTACAAAAGAATAAACATACTTTTCTTAGAAAAATGATGGATGAACAAGTTTGGTCAAGAGAAAAAAAGAAACGAATGGACGAAATGAACCAAGAAATGATAGATTCATTGCCACCTGAAATGAATGATTTTTTCCAAGGGTTAAATAATATGTTTAATCAAGAAGAGGAGAAACAATCAACTGATAATGTGATCGATTTTCCTTCAGATTATCAAGAACCCAAGTCTTATGCCATTCAGTTGCGTATCGATTTAGCTGGTTATAAACCACCTATCTGGCGACGTGTCCTCGTTCCTTTTGATTATACTTTAGATGATTTACATGAGGTCATTCAAAATAGTTTTGAGTGGGAAAATGAACATTTGTATCAATTTATGATTGATGGCCAATTTTATCAGCCTGACACGGGCTTCATAGACGATTTCGGGGAATTTCCTCCTCAAGATACAGCTTCTATGACACTCGGCGAAGTTTTTATTTTCAATAAATCCATCGATTATATCTATGATTTTGGCGATGATTGGCAACATAAAGTGAAATTAGAAAAAGTTATTCCTTATAATGAGTTATCAAGTGCTTCGTCAAAATTAACAGGACCTGAACAATTACCCATTTGTCTTACCGGTCGACAAGATGCGCCCTTGGAAGATTCTAGAGGAGAGGAAGCTTTCGCGTCTTTTGATTTAGACAAAATTAATAAACGATTATCAGAGTTAAGCTAA
- a CDS encoding DHH family phosphoesterase has product MSVQANILAEIKAYETIIIHRHQRPDPDAIGSQVGLAELLRASFPEKNIYQVGGATEGLGYLAHMQEVDDATYQGALVIVTDTANAPRISDERFAMGDKLIKIDHHPNEEPYGDLMWVQAAASSCSEIIADFWQLFPDDLHMTKEAARLLYAGIVGDTGRFLYPASSPHTLRIAADLIDFGFDYAALNRQIEQISRNVARLSGYVYENLQIDSSGAAYVTFSTEMLEDYGVSDAQTSGVVPLPGTIENVLAWAIFVQQPEGYYRVRMRSKGPAINGIAKRYDGGGHDLASGANVRNLDEAQKLYEEIQKVCIDFPANN; this is encoded by the coding sequence ATGAGTGTACAAGCAAATATTTTAGCCGAAATTAAGGCTTATGAAACGATTATTATCCACCGCCATCAACGGCCTGACCCAGACGCTATTGGCTCACAAGTTGGCTTAGCTGAGCTTTTACGTGCTAGCTTTCCCGAAAAAAATATTTATCAAGTTGGTGGAGCCACTGAAGGTCTTGGTTATTTAGCACATATGCAAGAAGTGGACGATGCAACTTATCAAGGAGCTTTAGTAATTGTGACAGACACAGCAAATGCTCCTCGTATTAGTGATGAGCGATTTGCAATGGGAGATAAATTAATTAAAATTGATCATCATCCTAATGAAGAACCTTATGGCGATTTGATGTGGGTACAAGCTGCTGCTTCCAGTTGCAGTGAAATTATCGCAGATTTTTGGCAATTATTTCCTGATGATTTACATATGACCAAAGAAGCGGCCCGTTTGTTATATGCTGGCATCGTAGGAGATACAGGACGCTTTTTGTACCCGGCCTCTTCTCCTCACACCTTACGAATTGCTGCTGATTTGATCGACTTTGGCTTTGACTATGCTGCTTTAAATCGACAAATTGAACAAATTTCAAGAAATGTAGCGCGCCTATCTGGCTATGTTTATGAAAACTTGCAAATCGATTCTTCGGGAGCTGCTTATGTAACATTTAGTACAGAGATGTTAGAAGACTATGGTGTTTCTGATGCACAAACATCTGGAGTTGTTCCTTTGCCAGGCACTATTGAAAATGTATTGGCATGGGCAATTTTTGTCCAACAGCCTGAAGGATATTATCGCGTACGTATGCGTTCTAAAGGCCCCGCAATTAACGGCATTGCCAAACGTTATGACGGTGGCGGCCACGATTTAGCTAGTGGTGCTAATGTAAGAAACTTAGATGAAGCGCAAAAACTTTATGAAGAAATTCAAAAAGTTTGCATTGATTTTCCTGCAAATAATTAA
- a CDS encoding DRTGG domain-containing protein — protein sequence MATKHDLILAHIESLQVGEKISVRGIAKTLDVSEGTAYRAIKDAENTGLVSTIQRVGTIRIERKLRKNIEQLTFAEVVRIIDGDVLGGANGLQKDLNKFVIGAMTLEAMQRYVTPGSLMIVGNRLDAQELALKAGAAVLLTGGFDTSQANEELADQLELPILRTSYDTFTVASMINRAMSDQLIKKDILLVGDIYMPLEKTRYLTTADSIKDYRALSEESQHSRYPVVNKNMRVVGIITAKDVLGKSDAQLIERVMTKEPRMVKKEMSVASVSHQMIWDGLEVMPVVADDLSLLGIVTRQDVMKAMQLVQRQPQVTDTISDQITGEIQSIEQDFEGNKLAVPQFTFDVTPQMVDELGTISFGVLNEVIANVTKRVMVANHRRNAWIEQVNLHYFHLIQLESQLQLQPQILELGRRSAKLDVNVFIENSLVAKAIVVCQVMERP from the coding sequence ATGGCGACCAAACATGATTTGATTTTGGCCCATATCGAAAGTTTGCAAGTTGGAGAAAAAATTTCAGTTCGCGGTATTGCCAAAACTTTGGATGTCAGCGAAGGAACAGCTTATCGAGCAATTAAAGATGCCGAAAATACGGGCCTTGTTTCCACGATTCAACGAGTGGGTACTATTCGCATTGAACGGAAATTAAGAAAGAACATTGAACAATTAACATTTGCAGAAGTAGTTCGTATTATTGATGGTGATGTTTTAGGCGGCGCAAATGGTTTACAAAAAGATCTAAATAAATTTGTGATCGGCGCTATGACACTAGAAGCGATGCAACGTTATGTGACGCCGGGTTCTTTGATGATTGTAGGTAATCGTTTAGATGCCCAAGAGTTGGCTTTAAAAGCTGGAGCCGCCGTATTACTTACTGGCGGCTTTGATACTTCACAAGCCAATGAAGAATTAGCCGATCAGTTAGAATTACCCATTTTGCGTACGAGTTACGATACGTTTACAGTAGCTAGCATGATTAACCGGGCGATGAGCGATCAGTTGATCAAAAAAGATATTTTATTAGTGGGCGACATTTATATGCCACTGGAGAAAACGCGCTATTTGACCACAGCTGATAGTATCAAAGATTATCGTGCTCTTTCTGAAGAAAGTCAGCATTCACGTTATCCTGTGGTTAATAAAAATATGCGTGTCGTAGGGATTATTACCGCCAAAGACGTGCTAGGAAAATCAGATGCCCAATTGATTGAACGAGTAATGACAAAAGAACCACGTATGGTAAAAAAAGAAATGAGCGTGGCTTCTGTCAGTCACCAAATGATTTGGGATGGCTTAGAAGTGATGCCTGTAGTTGCTGATGACCTGTCTTTACTAGGCATTGTGACTCGGCAGGATGTGATGAAAGCCATGCAATTGGTTCAACGTCAGCCACAAGTTACAGATACGATTTCTGATCAAATTACAGGCGAAATCCAATCGATTGAACAAGATTTTGAAGGAAACAAACTTGCAGTTCCACAATTTACTTTCGACGTTACGCCACAAATGGTGGATGAGTTAGGAACGATTTCTTTTGGCGTCTTAAATGAAGTAATTGCCAATGTGACAAAACGAGTGATGGTAGCAAATCATCGACGCAATGCTTGGATTGAACAAGTGAACTTACATTATTTCCATTTGATCCAACTTGAAAGTCAATTACAATTGCAGCCACAAATTTTAGAATTGGGTAGACGTTCCGCTAAATTAGACGTGAATGTATTTATCGAAAATTCCTTGGTAGCTAAGGCCATTGTAGTTTGCCAAGTGATGGAACGTCCATAA
- a CDS encoding metal-dependent hydrolase codes for MKITYHGHAVLSVVLEDGTRLLFDPYITQNPLADVSAKEINTDYILVTHGHDDHISDMIPIAKQNNATIIGIAEVCKYAAKKGIENIHPMNIGGGFDFPFGRVTLTHAQHSSGYEEEDGQMIYMGEPAGILLQADGKTIYHAGDTADYSDLSLLGEQYDIDVAFLPIGDNFTMGPKDALRAANRLKAKTVVPIHYNTFPQIKQDPQKFVAELPGVGQVMDSGETIEV; via the coding sequence ATGAAAATTACGTATCATGGACATGCTGTTCTTTCTGTTGTATTGGAAGATGGAACTCGTTTGCTATTTGACCCATATATTACACAAAACCCGTTGGCTGATGTGAGTGCAAAGGAAATCAACACAGATTATATTTTAGTTACTCACGGACATGATGATCATATTAGTGATATGATTCCGATTGCCAAGCAAAATAATGCGACAATTATTGGAATTGCTGAGGTCTGTAAGTATGCGGCTAAAAAAGGAATTGAAAATATTCATCCGATGAACATCGGAGGTGGCTTTGACTTTCCATTTGGTCGCGTAACGCTTACCCACGCTCAACATAGTTCTGGTTATGAAGAAGAAGATGGCCAAATGATTTATATGGGAGAACCTGCTGGCATTTTATTACAAGCAGATGGTAAAACAATCTATCATGCAGGCGACACGGCTGATTATAGTGATTTATCCTTATTGGGCGAACAATACGATATCGATGTGGCGTTTTTACCTATTGGCGATAATTTTACCATGGGACCTAAGGATGCGCTTCGTGCTGCCAATCGTTTGAAAGCCAAAACCGTGGTCCCTATTCATTACAATACCTTCCCACAAATTAAACAAGATCCGCAAAAATTTGTCGCTGAACTGCCGGGAGTTGGACAAGTGATGGATAGCGGAGAGACAATTGAGGTGTAG
- the nagB gene encoding glucosamine-6-phosphate deaminase has translation MDIIRVKNADEGGQKAFEIIKDGITNGADTFGLATGSTPETMYSYMVSSDMDFSDKVSVNLDEYVGLDGNDEQSYRYFMNQHLFNHKPFKKTYVPDGKAEDLDAECKRYDDVIADNPIDIQVLGIGQNGHIGFNEPGTSFDATTHVVELTESTVNANKRYFDKVEDVPTRALTMGIHSIMQSKKIILMAFGKAKADAVKGMLEGEVTEDLPASVLQNHNDVAVIIDEEAASQL, from the coding sequence ATGGACATTATACGCGTGAAAAATGCCGACGAAGGTGGCCAAAAAGCTTTTGAAATCATAAAAGATGGCATTACTAATGGCGCAGACACGTTCGGTTTAGCAACAGGTAGTACCCCGGAAACAATGTATAGTTATATGGTTTCAAGCGATATGGATTTTTCGGATAAAGTGTCGGTGAACTTGGATGAATATGTTGGTTTAGATGGTAATGATGAGCAAAGTTATCGCTATTTTATGAATCAACATTTATTTAACCATAAGCCATTTAAAAAAACTTACGTACCTGATGGCAAAGCCGAAGATCTAGATGCTGAATGCAAACGATATGACGACGTTATCGCCGACAATCCGATCGATATTCAAGTCTTAGGGATCGGTCAAAACGGACATATCGGTTTCAATGAGCCGGGAACTTCATTTGACGCCACGACTCATGTAGTAGAACTTACCGAATCTACAGTAAATGCGAATAAACGTTACTTTGATAAAGTTGAAGATGTGCCAACTCGAGCACTGACTATGGGGATTCACTCCATTATGCAAAGTAAAAAAATTATTCTTATGGCTTTTGGAAAAGCTAAAGCAGATGCTGTAAAGGGAATGCTTGAAGGTGAAGTTACTGAAGACCTACCTGCTAGCGTATTGCAAAACCATAATGATGTTGCCGTAATCATCGATGAAGAAGCTGCAAGTCAATTATAA
- a CDS encoding mannitol-1-phosphate 5-dehydrogenase — MKATHFGAGNIGRGFIGEILHENGFAIDFVDINETIIDALRKRNSYEIELAAQEKTHITVDQVTGLNNQKEPDAVIDSVATSDIITTAIGPNVLPIIAELIAKGIQKRRQEGNQTPIDVIACENMIGGSQILLEKVRTYLTEEDLTYVENTVGFPNAAVDRIVPIQQHEDPLFVSVEPFCEWLVDDTQSKAKQIRLDNVGYVSDLAPYIERKLFSVNTGHATTAYTGAHYNYQTIGEAVADERVLNQLRAVLKETGDLLINKWDFPREKHEQYIEKIVERFKNPYISDDVSRVARTPIRKLGYDERFIRPIREAKTYGLSYQALVDVVAMILQYDEPSDEESVRLQEMLKEKDLTEVIQDVTGLTDDTIIEEIVEKAGSN; from the coding sequence ATGAAAGCAACACATTTTGGCGCCGGTAATATCGGTCGTGGTTTTATTGGAGAAATTTTGCATGAAAATGGTTTTGCGATTGATTTTGTCGATATCAATGAAACCATCATTGATGCTTTAAGAAAAAGAAATAGTTATGAAATTGAATTGGCTGCTCAAGAGAAAACACATATCACAGTAGATCAAGTGACGGGGCTTAATAACCAAAAAGAACCGGATGCAGTTATTGATTCGGTAGCGACAAGTGATATTATTACCACCGCCATTGGTCCCAATGTTTTACCAATTATTGCTGAATTAATTGCCAAAGGGATTCAAAAACGTCGTCAAGAGGGCAATCAAACACCTATTGACGTAATTGCTTGTGAGAACATGATTGGTGGCAGCCAAATATTACTAGAAAAAGTTCGCACGTATTTAACTGAAGAAGATCTTACTTATGTAGAAAATACAGTCGGTTTTCCTAATGCAGCGGTAGATCGGATCGTCCCAATTCAACAGCATGAGGATCCTTTGTTTGTTTCAGTTGAACCATTTTGTGAATGGTTAGTTGATGACACACAAAGTAAGGCAAAGCAAATCCGTTTAGATAATGTAGGTTATGTTTCCGATCTAGCACCTTATATCGAACGTAAACTTTTTTCGGTTAATACAGGACATGCAACGACTGCTTATACAGGCGCTCACTACAATTATCAAACGATCGGCGAAGCTGTCGCAGATGAACGAGTATTAAATCAGTTAAGAGCTGTTTTAAAAGAAACAGGCGATTTATTAATAAACAAATGGGACTTTCCTCGCGAAAAACATGAACAATATATTGAAAAAATCGTGGAACGTTTTAAAAACCCATATATTTCAGATGATGTCTCTCGTGTGGCACGGACACCGATCCGAAAGTTAGGGTATGACGAACGCTTTATTCGTCCTATTAGAGAAGCCAAAACTTATGGCCTTTCTTATCAAGCGTTAGTAGATGTGGTAGCGATGATTTTACAATACGACGAACCTAGCGATGAAGAAAGTGTACGTTTACAAGAAATGCTTAAAGAAAAAGATTTAACAGAAGTTATCCAAGACGTCACTGGTTTAACAGACGACACAATTATAGAAGAAATTGTGGAAAAAGCAGGGAGTAACTAA
- a CDS encoding PTS sugar transporter subunit IIA, with product MELQKDMILLNQTDTTPEEVIKKSGQLLVDAGCVESAYVDAMLEREKMVSTYMGNFIAIPHGTDEAKEYVKESGISIVQVPKGIDFSTADEKEEKLATVVFGIAGVNNEHLDILQKIAVFCSDVGNVVKLADANSAEEVISLLGEVTA from the coding sequence ATGGAATTACAAAAAGATATGATTTTATTAAATCAGACAGATACAACGCCCGAAGAAGTGATCAAAAAAAGCGGGCAATTATTAGTCGACGCGGGTTGTGTGGAAAGTGCCTATGTGGATGCCATGCTCGAACGTGAGAAAATGGTCTCTACTTATATGGGTAATTTTATTGCTATACCTCATGGCACAGATGAAGCCAAAGAATATGTCAAAGAAAGTGGCATATCCATTGTGCAGGTTCCCAAAGGCATCGATTTTTCGACAGCGGATGAAAAAGAAGAAAAGCTAGCCACAGTGGTTTTTGGCATCGCGGGTGTCAACAATGAACACTTGGATATTTTGCAAAAAATAGCGGTATTTTGTTCAGATGTAGGAAATGTGGTTAAATTAGCCGATGCTAATTCAGCAGAAGAAGTGATTTCATTACTTGGGGAGGTAACAGCATGA
- a CDS encoding BglG family transcription antiterminator: MVYFSSREKKLLKLLLENQAGIPAQNLQELLQISKRTLYREISSIEETIKPENAQIINERKMGYRLVGSKETLDEIRQEVEKSQEIVFDNVQRQSALVANLLLAEKEEIVESLAVNFAVSPTTIHNDLQQVEKSLAAYGLSLYRKKARGILVIGPEEKRRQILSNIIYSDVNEYEFFSYLAELTTPDENFSSNNFFLNFITPRWLYFAKNAVLEKTNNLFIEVTDNQLQQVITSLALTLERIAHSHWIVDEITDDTVSPAVQSLAEQIMGEIKKQTELEITDNEVLFFTKQLEGVNYKKPQNIFLDNFDAELSYQVRELIRLVSQQTQKDLRKDDTLFYDLLTHLAAAFKRIDNQAQLAGNPLLEKILTEYPRLRKIIQDDLKEIFTDHRAFLQDELAYIVIHFAASLERNPVQKEISALVLCSSGIGTAKILESRLNKYIPEIERIEIAKISQMGHIDFKEFDLILSTIFLPEFSLPYKVISPLLLDDEIREIKQELQGKQFSNRPVSTHINKETPNDFEQVYEQMKVANELLTQFSITEVSTRQTLEKTLDVILDELEGVVVEDPQKVRELLIHRHKTAPIGIPNTHFALFHSANTYVKKPYFAIFDLSRSVPILGMDRKPMELTRLLLMLAPDNMSTTEERLLGRISNSVIESDVNIQTYQYGDEEAIYERISSLFITEIKDSEEE, from the coding sequence GTGGTGTATTTTTCCAGCCGGGAAAAGAAATTGCTAAAATTATTACTTGAAAATCAAGCAGGAATTCCGGCACAAAACTTACAAGAACTTTTACAAATTAGCAAACGTACATTGTATCGTGAAATTTCAAGTATTGAAGAAACAATTAAACCGGAAAATGCTCAAATTATAAATGAACGAAAAATGGGTTATCGCTTAGTCGGAAGTAAAGAAACGCTAGACGAAATAAGGCAAGAAGTAGAAAAAAGCCAGGAAATTGTGTTTGATAACGTGCAGCGTCAAAGCGCACTTGTGGCAAATTTATTATTAGCAGAAAAAGAAGAAATTGTTGAAAGTTTGGCCGTAAACTTTGCTGTAAGTCCAACGACAATTCATAATGACTTACAACAAGTGGAAAAGAGTTTAGCTGCGTATGGATTATCTTTGTATCGGAAAAAAGCGCGAGGAATTCTAGTTATCGGTCCAGAAGAAAAAAGACGACAAATTTTGAGTAATATCATTTACAGTGATGTGAATGAATATGAATTTTTTTCTTATCTGGCAGAGTTGACAACGCCTGATGAAAATTTTTCGTCCAATAATTTCTTTTTGAATTTTATTACGCCGCGTTGGCTTTATTTTGCGAAAAATGCCGTGTTAGAAAAAACAAATAACCTTTTTATTGAGGTAACAGATAATCAGTTGCAACAAGTCATTACGAGTTTAGCTTTAACGCTTGAACGCATTGCGCATAGCCATTGGATTGTTGACGAAATAACAGATGATACAGTTTCGCCAGCCGTTCAAAGCTTGGCAGAACAAATTATGGGGGAAATAAAAAAGCAAACAGAATTAGAGATTACTGATAATGAAGTGCTATTTTTTACGAAACAACTCGAAGGCGTGAACTATAAAAAGCCGCAAAATATCTTTTTAGATAATTTTGACGCCGAACTTTCTTACCAAGTAAGAGAACTCATCCGACTGGTTTCTCAACAAACACAAAAAGACCTTCGCAAAGACGACACATTATTTTATGATTTGTTAACTCATTTAGCAGCAGCCTTTAAGCGAATTGATAATCAAGCGCAATTGGCAGGAAACCCATTGTTAGAAAAAATTTTAACTGAATATCCAAGATTAAGGAAAATCATTCAAGATGATTTAAAAGAGATATTTACGGATCACCGCGCATTTTTACAAGACGAACTAGCTTATATCGTGATCCATTTTGCGGCTTCTTTGGAAAGAAACCCTGTACAAAAGGAAATTTCCGCCCTTGTGTTGTGTTCTAGCGGAATTGGCACAGCTAAAATATTGGAAAGCCGCTTGAATAAATATATCCCTGAAATTGAACGAATTGAAATTGCTAAGATTTCACAGATGGGGCATATTGATTTTAAAGAATTCGATTTAATTCTTTCGACCATTTTTTTGCCTGAGTTTTCTTTACCTTATAAGGTAATATCCCCTTTATTATTAGATGATGAAATTCGTGAGATCAAACAAGAATTACAAGGTAAACAATTTTCTAACCGGCCTGTGTCTACGCATATAAACAAAGAGACACCCAATGATTTTGAACAAGTGTATGAACAAATGAAAGTAGCCAATGAGCTTTTAACGCAATTTTCTATAACAGAAGTGAGTACGCGGCAAACATTGGAAAAGACGTTGGATGTTATTTTAGATGAGTTGGAAGGTGTTGTCGTTGAGGACCCGCAAAAGGTACGTGAGTTATTGATCCATCGCCACAAAACAGCGCCTATTGGGATTCCCAATACACATTTTGCGTTATTTCATAGTGCAAATACTTATGTAAAAAAACCCTATTTTGCTATTTTCGATTTATCACGTTCGGTTCCTATTTTAGGAATGGATAGAAAACCGATGGAATTAACGCGCTTATTGTTAATGTTAGCGCCTGATAATATGTCGACAACAGAAGAGCGTCTTTTAGGAAGAATTAGTAACTCTGTGATTGAAAGTGACGTTAATATACAAACTTATCAATATGGAGACGAAGAAGCGATTTACGAACGTATTAGTTCTTTGTTTATTACAGAAATTAAAGATTCAGAGGAGGAATAA